The segment TTTGGGCTTTACAAGCCACTTCAGATTGTTCCTTACCGGAGCTATGGTACTGTGAACCGCCTCTACCTGAAAGGCCGGGTATTAACCAACAAAGGTATCACTTCGGCGGCAGACAATGATAACCTGCTCAAAAACCTGATGAACATGTACCGCCGGTTTGAGAGTGATGAGGTAAGCAATGCACAATTGAAGATAGCTTTTCAGGAACAGGAATACACCGTCATCACTGATATAGAAGGCTATTTTGTCATCAATCTGGAGCCAAAGACTCCTTTGGTGCTGGACAACATCTGGCATGAACTTGAGGTAGAATTAATACACGCAGATATCTCCTCCTTTGAGCCAGGCATCAAAACAAAAGCCCACGTGCTGGTACCCCCGCCCGATGCGGAATACGGCATTATCTCAGACATTGATGACACCATTGTGTTGAGTTCTGCCACAGATATCATTAAGATGTCGCAGCACACGTTCATGAACAATGCCCGCACAAGGCTTCCTTTTGCGGGGGTCTCTGCCTTTTACCGTTCGCTGCAATTAGGTCGAAATGGGAAACGGAACAACCCGTTCTTCTACGTGAGCAGCAGTCCCTGGAACATGTATGACCTGCTCCATGATTTTCTGGACATCAATGATATTCCGGCCGGACCGCTCCTGCTCCGTGACTTTGGCTTAAAGCAGAATAAGTTTTTTGGAGCTGACCACATGAGCCACAAGTTCAAGGAAATTCAGAACATTCTGCTTACCTACCCTCATCTGAACTTCGTGCTCATTGGCGACAGTGGGCAGCAAGACGCGCCCATTTACAAAGAGGTCATCAAACAATTTCCGGGGCGGGTCATCTGTGTCTACATCAGGGATGTGGAACTAGAAGACAGGGCCAAGATAGTCACCACCATTTCTGAAGAGTTGAAGGGAACGGTTGAAATGCTGTTGGTGAAAGACACAGCCGCTGCTGCCAAACATGCTGCAGAAACAGGGCTCATCTTCTATGAGGAAATTGAAAAAGTGGAAGAGCAGAAACAAATAGACAAGAGTGATGAAGCAGGAACCCCTACCCAACAGGCACCTGCTCCTATCAGCAAAGACACCCGAAAAATAGGCGCTACCTCCTGAGTTCTTGAAGACGACAAACTATGTAAGTAATTTGTTTTTTGCAGTGAATGGTTTAGAGTTGATTTATGAAGACTCTTATATGAGAACGGCTCCCCAACAATGGTTGGGGAGCCGTTCTCATTAGAAATAATAGAGTTAGCTTTTACAAGTCAGAGGAACTACCGTTTTCTTTAACTGGAGTGGTCTGCGACTATTTTCCATTTACTGTCTATTTTCCGGAAAAGAAGCGTAAAGTGACCTTCTAAGTCTCCAATGCTTCTGCCCAAGTGCCACTTGCCTACCACAAAGGCTGCGTCTTTGCTCAGCTTTTCGGTCTTAATCAAGGTAAAAGTGAGTTTGCCCATGGCTTCAGGGCTGGGGTAATTCTTACGGTAGTTCTGAAGAGTCTTCTCCCAGCCGTAGGTTGGGCCACTCTTTCCTAAAAAGAGCAGAGAATCAGACTTCCAGTAAGGCTCCATAAACGCTTCTAGGTCTCCCTTGTTCCAGGCTTGACTTTGAGATGCCATTACTTGCTCAATCTCGTTTCCCAGGTTCACTGTTGTACCTAGAGAAGGTCTACAGCCTAGGGTAGCACAAAGTGCCAGAAGAACAAAGAGCTTTGTAAATAGAAGGGTTTGTTTCATATCAGTATTGAAGCCAATTTTTGATGTACGTGCTTCCGCCCAAGCGGCTCATGTTTCTTGCAATGTTACGCCGGCGGCGAAGGGTATACCCAGATGGTTTTGCTGCAGAATACCGGATTGGGTTTGGCAGAACCGCCGCCAATAAGGCTGCCTGGTTTTTGCTTACATTTTTAGGATCAGTCCTGAAATACTTCTTGCTGGCGGCATGTACCCCAAAGATATGGTCGCCCATTTCTGCAATGTTCAGGTATACCTCCATGATGCGTTCTTTACCCCATAGCAGCTCAATCATAAAGGTGAAGTACATTTCAACTGCTTTTCTGAGATAACTGCGCCCGTGCCACAAAAATACGTTTTTAGCTACCTGCTGACTGATGGTGCTGCCCCCAACTGTTTTCTTGCTGGACATGTTCCGTTGGAAGGCTTGTTTGATGGCTTTGAAGTCAAATCCATTGTGGATAATGAATAGCTGGTCTTCCGCCGCAATAACGGCTAAGGGAAGGTTCACCGACATATCTTCCAGGTCCACAAACTGGTGCTGAATATTTGTAATCTTCTGTGTTTTAGGAGACGGCTCAGAGCGTTTCAGCATCATGTGCAGTGTTACCGGAGGGTCTATCCAGCGGTAGGCAAGCACCCAGAGCACTGTTACAAGAAAAAGAGTTATACAAAGCTTCAGGAAAAGCCACCGGGCATCTGCCCAGTTAAAGGGAACGGATAATTGCTGTTTAGCCATAACTCAACCTACGCTGCCTTCCAAAAAAATGCCGCAGCAAAGACAAAAATAAAGAAATAGTGGTAGCATCTGGAAAGGCTTCTTAAATTAGACGCTTGTACTTCTGTCCCCTGTCATCTTATGAGTAGATTTTTGCCTCTCTTCCCGTTGAACATTGTGGTCTTTCCGGGGGAGAAACTCAACCTCCATATCTTTGAACCACGTTACCGCCAATTAATTCTGGAATGCCAGGCAAATGATACCACCTTCGGGATACCGGTGTACCTGGACAAGGGCGTGGGGGATTATGGGACAGAAATCAAACTCCTAAGTGTTGAGAAAAAGTACCCGGGCGGTGAAATGGACATCAAAACTAAGGGGTTGGGTATTTTCAAAATCAAAGAATTTCAACGCCAGGTGCCGGGCAGGTTATACTCTGGAGGCGAAATTGAGGACGTGCCGCTGATCAATGACGAACAGCCCTTGCAGCGAAGCCAAATTTTAGAGCTACTCCGGCAAATGTATGTGGCTTTGGGTATCCAATCGCTTATGCTTAATCTGCCAGAAAACTTCAGGTCCTTTGATGTGGCCCACCATCTGGGTTTCTCCACAGAGCAGGAATATGCCTTGCTGCAGTGCTTTCGGGAAAGTGACCGGCTGGAGATCATTCTGGATCATCTCACCAAAATAATACCCATTGTACTGGAAACAGAAAGGTTGAAGGAGCGGGTGAAGCTAAACGGGCATTTCAAACATTTAGCCCCCCCAACTTTTAGGCTCCTATAAGAGTAATACAAGTGTGCTTTTAAAGCCGCACCAGAGATGCTTTATATCATTGCCCTCATAGTTTTTCTGTCCGTTAACACCTGGTTTGTCTGGGCTTACATTCGGGAAAAGAAATTCAGGAAGAAGCCTTTTTACTCATTATCTGAAATTGGCTGGCGAACCACTCCGCCCCCGCCCGTGGAGGAAAGGACCCATACCATTGCTTTAGTGGGTGACGTAGGCAGTAATGGTTCTCTGGAAGATGACCACCTGCTGCAAGCGGTCCACCACTGGGTAAAAGAGGCCGGCGAAAATAGTACCATTCTTTTCCTGGGCGATAATGTGTACCCCACAGGTCTTCCGCCTACAGATAGCTTCAGGCATGCGCAGGCAGTACAACGCCTGGAAAACCAACTTTCCCTTTTTGATGAATACACAGGAAAAGTCATCTACCTAAGCGGGAACCATGACTGGAACAAGGGCCGCAAAGATGGGTATGAATTTGTGTTACGGCAGGAAAAATTCATTACTGAAAAGCTGCAGGATGAAATGGCCTACCTGCCGCGGGGCGGATGCTTAGGCCCGGTGACCTGGGAGATAAACGGGCAATTATTGATAATTGTGATCAACACCCAGTGGTGGGTGCAAACTGGTCATAAACCTTTGGCCGCCAACCCGGGGGAACCATATGAAACCTCAAGGGAGTTCTTCTCTGCTTTGCAGGCCCTACTGGAGGAAAACAAACATCGGTTTATTGTGCTGGCTGCCCATCATCCGGTGTACAGTAATGCCTTACACGGAGGTAAGTTCACAGTGAAGCAACACCTCTTTCCGCTCACCTTTATCAATAAAAGAGCTTTGATACCACTTCCTATTGTAGGCTCCATTTTCAGAATTTATCGCAAATACATTGGGGCGCATGAAGATATGTCCTTCCCTCCCTTTAGAAAGTTCCGGCGCAGGCTCCTGAGGGTTCTGCACCAGTACCAATCTATTTTCTATGTGGCGGGTCATGACCATAACCTTCAATATTTTAAAGTGAAGGGAAACCATTATGCTGTGAGCGGTTCGGGAAGTAAAACCAATTTTGTAGCAAAAGGTGGCAAAGCTTCTTTTGCCCATGAAAGCAAGGGATTTATGGTGCTGGACCAATACAAAGATGGAAGCGTATGGTTGAGGGTCTTAGAACCAGCACCAACTACAGGAGAAGCACCACTGGTAATGTTTCAGAAAAGTATTTACCAGGGAGAGCCTGTTTCTACTCTGTCACCGGTGGTAGCACCACCCGAAGGCTCTTCGGCTGTACAGTAAATGTTATTTCTTTACCCATTTCTTCAGGCTCTCCGTCTATCTGAAAGACCTCCCCTGAATGGTTGATGATGGTGGCTGAACTGCAACTGAACCTATGGGTATACACAGAATTGTCAATGTTATCTGTGTACAGACGGTACAAGATGCCTAAACTGGAGGACTTTGGAAAAGGCTCTAAAATACAAATTTCAAAGTTTCCATCATTAATTACTCCTGTTGGGTTGATAGCAATATTACTCCCAAATGCTTTGGCATTGGTGATTGTGATCATGAAAGCCTCCGCATCAAAAATGACTTTTTCATCTGAGATGATGGTATAATGTTTGGGTTCATATGCCATGAACTCCTGCATGGCAATCCAAGCGTACGCACCTGGCCCGCGAGTATCACCATTGCAGAAGCGTTCTACCACCAAAGCATTGAAGCCTACGTCGCACAGGTGAATGGAAAGCATACCATTCACATCTAAGGTGTCTATGGCCATGATGTGGTGCTCTGCTAACAACTGCAGCGCTTCATCAAAATCTTGAGGTATTCCTAAATCCTTTGAAAGCCCGTTACCAGAACCTTGCGGAATGATGGCCAGGGCCACGTCAGTTTTGAAAATAGTTTTGGCCACCAAACTCACTGTTCCGTCACCGCCTACTGCGCAAACTATTTCAGGAGCATACTCATTGATTTTATCTTTCAGCTTAGCTTCATCGTTTTCACCAGTAGTTTTGTAAAAATCGGCTTTAAACTGATTTTGACGACAGAAGACCAGAAGATCATCTGCTAATTCTTCTTTATCTATATCTCCAGATATGGGGTTAATCACGAATAATATCTTTGTCATATCAGTAAGGAGGGTTATAAAAATCAGGTTTTATATTTGAGCTGTTTTACGAAAAAGAGTACAAAAGGAAACTACTGCACTACCCTTCAGGGATACCGATAGGGAAGGTTGTTGTGATGGCTTGTCCATGCGTGCCACCCTGTTCTTTGGATTAGGAAGGGTCTGGAAGAACTCTGGGCCTCTCCCACTACTACCCTGAGAAAGAACTACCATAACCCTAATACTAGACCTTTGGTCATACCCGGCAGCAGCGACAAAAGAAGCAGATAATACATCTGATTCTAATTCATCATCACGCCCGCACTTCAGGTTCATGAGTCTACCAACTGTGGCAGCGGCGGCGGCACTGGCACTGGAGGGGTTATGTGGGTCATACGTAGCCACTGCTGCTGCTCTTGAAAGACCTTGGGTAAGCTGGCTCTTGGCAATCTGCTTTTCAGACTGCCGAGCTACTACATGCCCTATTTCCTGATCCGCACTCATGTTCACATGCTGAGCCTTTCTTATAAATGGTTTGTATTTCTGGTAGCACGAATAGGTAACTAATGAAAAAACAGAAACAAAAAACCCTATAAAAAACCATAAAGAACCTCTCATATTGTAGTTTTCATAGTCTGTTAAATTACCTTGCTGCATTGTTGATGATAAGGCATAACAAAGGGTGCCTTAAAGAACGGCCATAACGGTACTTGGTTGCGCTATCTACTGACTAATAATGGAATCCCTATTACTGATATAGTATGAATACTATATCTTTTTTATTGTACATACGTAAGAAGGCTTTGTAGCGCAGATTAGCGCATTTTGTAAACTAAGACAAACGAACATGAACCTGAAAAGAACTTTCGGCACCATTCTAACAGTCCTAGGGATTGTAGGCCTTATTTGGGGAGCATATACATTTCTGGCCGGCGGAGGCTCTGTAGGAAATGTTTCTGTAAACCAATTTTCCTCCTTAGTACCTTTCATTTTAGGGCTGATTTTTTTCTTTACAGGTATTAGCCTGATCAAAGGTACCAAAGACACAGCCTGATAGAAGTTATTGCCTTAAAACAGAAGAAGCCGATCTTTTCAGATCGGCTTCTTCTGTTTTAAGAGGTATGTTCAACTATTTATTTGCTTAACAGTTTTGATTGTTTAGCCATGATTTCTGTTTCAAAGCGCTTAATGGCAGAATCAGTATTCAGGTAGGCTGAAGAGTAGTTTGCAGAAGGGGCATCAATGTAAAGTAAAGTGCCTCCTTTAATAAGCTGTACTACTTGTGAGGTGATTTCCTTAGGTAAGGCAGGGCATCCATGGCTACGGCCTAAACGGCCATGTTGTCTTACAAAAGACTC is part of the Rufibacter tibetensis genome and harbors:
- a CDS encoding M48 family metalloprotease, producing MSADQEIGHVVARQSEKQIAKSQLTQGLSRAAAVATYDPHNPSSASAAAAATVGRLMNLKCGRDDELESDVLSASFVAAAGYDQRSSIRVMVVLSQGSSGRGPEFFQTLPNPKNRVARMDKPSQQPSLSVSLKGSAVVSFCTLFRKTAQI
- a CDS encoding diacylglycerol/lipid kinase family protein codes for the protein MTKILFVINPISGDIDKEELADDLLVFCRQNQFKADFYKTTGENDEAKLKDKINEYAPEIVCAVGGDGTVSLVAKTIFKTDVALAIIPQGSGNGLSKDLGIPQDFDEALQLLAEHHIMAIDTLDVNGMLSIHLCDVGFNALVVERFCNGDTRGPGAYAWIAMQEFMAYEPKHYTIISDEKVIFDAEAFMITITNAKAFGSNIAINPTGVINDGNFEICILEPFPKSSSLGILYRLYTDNIDNSVYTHRFSCSSATIINHSGEVFQIDGEPEEMGKEITFTVQPKSLRVVLPPVTE
- a CDS encoding App1 family protein, which codes for MMSDWKKSVGSFLESTDESFDLFMQRFRNRFGLYKPLQIVPYRSYGTVNRLYLKGRVLTNKGITSAADNDNLLKNLMNMYRRFESDEVSNAQLKIAFQEQEYTVITDIEGYFVINLEPKTPLVLDNIWHELEVELIHADISSFEPGIKTKAHVLVPPPDAEYGIISDIDDTIVLSSATDIIKMSQHTFMNNARTRLPFAGVSAFYRSLQLGRNGKRNNPFFYVSSSPWNMYDLLHDFLDINDIPAGPLLLRDFGLKQNKFFGADHMSHKFKEIQNILLTYPHLNFVLIGDSGQQDAPIYKEVIKQFPGRVICVYIRDVELEDRAKIVTTISEELKGTVEMLLVKDTAAAAKHAAETGLIFYEEIEKVEEQKQIDKSDEAGTPTQQAPAPISKDTRKIGATS
- a CDS encoding YybH family protein; the protein is MNLGNEIEQVMASQSQAWNKGDLEAFMEPYWKSDSLLFLGKSGPTYGWEKTLQNYRKNYPSPEAMGKLTFTLIKTEKLSKDAAFVVGKWHLGRSIGDLEGHFTLLFRKIDSKWKIVADHSS
- a CDS encoding LON peptidase substrate-binding domain-containing protein translates to MSRFLPLFPLNIVVFPGEKLNLHIFEPRYRQLILECQANDTTFGIPVYLDKGVGDYGTEIKLLSVEKKYPGGEMDIKTKGLGIFKIKEFQRQVPGRLYSGGEIEDVPLINDEQPLQRSQILELLRQMYVALGIQSLMLNLPENFRSFDVAHHLGFSTEQEYALLQCFRESDRLEIILDHLTKIIPIVLETERLKERVKLNGHFKHLAPPTFRLL
- a CDS encoding metallophosphoesterase, with translation MLYIIALIVFLSVNTWFVWAYIREKKFRKKPFYSLSEIGWRTTPPPPVEERTHTIALVGDVGSNGSLEDDHLLQAVHHWVKEAGENSTILFLGDNVYPTGLPPTDSFRHAQAVQRLENQLSLFDEYTGKVIYLSGNHDWNKGRKDGYEFVLRQEKFITEKLQDEMAYLPRGGCLGPVTWEINGQLLIIVINTQWWVQTGHKPLAANPGEPYETSREFFSALQALLEENKHRFIVLAAHHPVYSNALHGGKFTVKQHLFPLTFINKRALIPLPIVGSIFRIYRKYIGAHEDMSFPPFRKFRRRLLRVLHQYQSIFYVAGHDHNLQYFKVKGNHYAVSGSGSKTNFVAKGGKASFAHESKGFMVLDQYKDGSVWLRVLEPAPTTGEAPLVMFQKSIYQGEPVSTLSPVVAPPEGSSAVQ
- the mtgA gene encoding monofunctional biosynthetic peptidoglycan transglycosylase; this encodes MAKQQLSVPFNWADARWLFLKLCITLFLVTVLWVLAYRWIDPPVTLHMMLKRSEPSPKTQKITNIQHQFVDLEDMSVNLPLAVIAAEDQLFIIHNGFDFKAIKQAFQRNMSSKKTVGGSTISQQVAKNVFLWHGRSYLRKAVEMYFTFMIELLWGKERIMEVYLNIAEMGDHIFGVHAASKKYFRTDPKNVSKNQAALLAAVLPNPIRYSAAKPSGYTLRRRRNIARNMSRLGGSTYIKNWLQY